In Bubalus bubalis isolate 160015118507 breed Murrah chromosome 3, NDDB_SH_1, whole genome shotgun sequence, a genomic segment contains:
- the CCAR2 gene encoding cell cycle and apoptosis regulator protein 2 isoform X1 — protein MSQFKRQRINPLPGGRNFSGAASTSLLGPPPGLLTPPVATDLSQNARHLQGGEKQRVFTGIVTSLHDYFGVVDEEVFFQLSVVKGRLPQLGEKVLVKAAYNPGQAVPWNAVKVQTLSNQPLLKSPAPPLLHVAALGQKQGILGAQPQLIFQPHRIPPLFPQKPLSLFQTSHTLHLSHLNRFPARGPHGRLDQGRSDDYDSKKRKQRAGGEPWGAKKPRHDLPPYRVHLTPYTVDSPVFDFLELQRRYRTLLVPSDFLAVHLSWLSAFPVSQPFSLHHPSRIQVSSEKEPAADAGAEPPATDSDPTYSSKVLLLSSPGLEELYRCCMLFVDDMAEPRETPEHPLKQIKFLLGWKDDEAVLVGGEWSPSLDGLDPKGDPQVLVRTATRCAQAQAGIDLSACTKWWRFAEFQYLQAGPPRRLQTVVVYLPDIWTIMPTLEEWEALCQQKAAEAAPPPPEVPVETEPTEQPADGSEQTADTSKSAENPEVTAQQEVDTDLPEAPPPPLEPAVMARSRCVNLSLQSIVEDRRPKERISFEATVLAELFLEMLQRDFGYRIYKTLLSLPEKVVAPPEPEKEEAAKEEESVKEEAKESKDEVQSEGTAAEADAPPKEDGLLPKPPSSGGEDEEKPRGEASEDLCEMALDPELLLLRDDGEEEFAGAKLEDSEVRSVASNQSEMEFSTLQDMPKELEPSAVLPVDCLLAFVYFDANWCGYLHRRDLERILLTLGLRLSAEQAKQLVSRAVSQNICQYRSLQYSRPEGPDGALPEDLLFGNLDLLPPPGKSGKPGVTPVEHKGLVSHNGSLINVGNLLQRAEQQDSGRLYLENKIHTLELKLEESHNRFSATEVTNKTLATEMQDLRARLAEAEEMARTAERQKNQLQRLLQEFRRRLTTLQLDTQRMLEKADSWVEKEEPAPSN, from the exons ATGTCCCAGTTTAAGCGCCAGCGGATCAACCCGCTTCCAGGGGGACGCAACTTCTCAG GCGCAGCTTCGACATCCCTTCTGGGCCCTCCTCCTGGTTTGCTCACTCCTCCTGTGGCCACAGACCTGTCCCAAAATGCCAGGCACCTTCAG GGTGGAGAGAAACAGCGGGTTTTCACTGGCATTGTTACCAGCTTGCACGACTACTTTGGGGTGGTGGATGAAGAAGTCTTTTTTCAGCTAAG TGTGGTGAAGGGCCGGCTGCCCCAGCTGGGTGAGAAGGTGCTGGTGAAGGCTGCATACAACCCAGGTCAGGCAGTGCCCTGGAATGCTGTCAAGGTGCAAACGCTCTCCAACCAG CCCCTACTGAAGTCCCCAGCACCTCCCCTTCTACATGTGGCAGCCCTGGGCCAGAAGCAAGGGATTCTGGGAGCTCAGCCCCAGCTGATCTTTCAGCCTCACCGGATTCCCCCACTCTTTCCTCAGAAGC CTCTGAGTCTCTTCCAAACATCCCACAcacttcatctgagccacctgaacAGGTTTCCTGCTCGGGGCCCTCATGGACGATTGGATCAGGGCCGAAG CGATGACTACGACTCCAAGAAACGCAAACAGCGAGCTGGTGGAGAGCCTTGGGGTGCTAAGAAACCAAGGCATGACCTGCCTCCTTACCGAGTCCATCTCACTCCCTATACTGTGGACAG CCCCGTCTTTGATTTCTTAGAACTCCAGCGCCGTTACCGCACCCTCCTGGTTCCCTCAGATTTTCTGGCTGTGCATCTGAGCTGGCTGTCAGCCTTCCCTGTGAGCCAGCCCTTTTCTCTCCATCATCCAAGCCGCATCCAGGTATCTTCGGAGAAGGAgccagctgctgatgctggtgcAGAGCCCCCCGCCACAGACAGCGACCCCACCTACAGTTCCAAG GTACTGCTGCTCTCCTCCCCGGGACTGGAGGAATTGTATCGTTGTTGCATGCTGTTCGTGGATGACATGGCTGAGCCACGGGAGACCCCGGAACACCCTCTGAAGCAAATTAAA TTTTTGCTGGGCTGGAAGGATGATGAGGCAGTGCTGGTTGGTGGTGAGTGGTCTCCTTCGCTGGATGGCCTCGACCCCAAGGGCGACCCACAGGTGCTTGTCCGCACTGCTACACGCTGCGCGCAGGCCCAGGCTGGCATCGACTTGAGTGCCTGCACCAAGTG GTGGCGCTTTGCTGAGTTTCAGTACCTGCAGGCGGGACCCCCGAGGCGGCTCCAGACTGTGGTGGTGTACCTGCCAGACATCTGGACCATCATGCCCACTTTGGAAGAGTGGGAGGCCCTGTGCCAGCAGAAAGCTGCAGAGGCAGCTCCCCCGCCCCCGGAGGTGCCAGTG GAAACAGAGCCTACAGAGCAGCCGGCTGATGGATCGGAGCAAACAGCAGACACCTCTAAGAGTGCCGAGAATCCGGAGGTCACCGCACAGCAGGAAGTGGACACTGACCTCCCagaggcccccccaccccctctggAACCTGCTGTCATGGCGCGCTCCCGCTGTGTAAACCTGTCCCTGCAAAGTATCGTGGAGGACCGGAGGCCAAAGGAAAGGATCTCTTTTGAG GCCACGGTGTTGGCTGAGCTGTTTCTGGAGATGCTGCAGAGGGACTTTGGCTATAGGATTTATAAGACGCTCCTGAGCCTTCCTGAAAAGGTCGTGGCCCCGCCTGAGCCTGAGAAGGAGGAGGCAGCCAAGGAAGAAGAATCAGTCAAGGAGGAGGCCAAGGAGTCCAAGGATGAGGTACAGAGTGAGGGCACAGCTGCCGAGGCAGACGCCCCGCCG AAGGAAGATGGGCTTTTGCCCAAACCCCCGTCTTCTGGGGGAGAAGATGAAGAGAAACCCCGGGGTGAGGCGTCCGAGGACCTGTGTGAGATGGCCTTGGACCCAGAACTGCTGCTCCTGAGAGATGACGGGGAGGAGGAATTTG CAGGAGCCAAGCTGGAGGATTCCGAGGTCCGGTCGGTTGCTTCGAACCAGTCAGAGATGGAGTTCTCGACCCTTCAGGACATG CCCAAGGAGCTAGAACCCTCTGCTGTGCTCCCTGTGGACTGTCTTCTTGCTTTCGTCTACTTTGACGCCAACTGGTGTGGCTACTTGCACCGGCGAGACCTGGAGAGGATCCTGCTTACCCTTGGGCTGCGGCTCAGTGCAGAGCAG GCCAAACAGCTGGTCAGCAGGGCGGTGTCCCAGAACATCTGCCAGTATCGGAGCCTTCAGTACAGCCGCCCGGAGGGCCCAGACGGGGCACTCCCTGAGGACCTGCTCTTCG GAAACCTGGACCTGCTACCTCCTCCCGGGAAGAGTGGGAAGCCGGGTGTGACCCCGGTGGAGCACAAGGGCCTGGTGTCCCACAATGGCAGCCTCATCAACGTGGGGAACCTGCTGCAGCGTGCGGAGCAGCAGGACAGCGGGCGGCTCTACCTGGAGAACAAGATTCACACACTGGAGCTTAAGCTGG AGGAGAGCCATAACCGTTTCTCAGCCACTGAAGTGACAAATAAGACACTGGCAACGGAAATGCAGGATCTGCGGGCCCGGCTGGCCGAGGCTGAGGAGATGGCCCGGACAGCTGAGCGACAAAAGAACCAGCTTCAGCGGCTGCTTCAGGAGTTCCGAAGGCGCCTGACCACCTTGCAGCTCGACACACAGAGGATGCTTGAAAAG GCTGACAGCTGGGTAGAGAAGGAGGAGCCAGCACCAAGCAACTGA
- the CCAR2 gene encoding cell cycle and apoptosis regulator protein 2 isoform X2 — protein MSQFKRQRINPLPGGRNFSGAASTSLLGPPPGLLTPPVATDLSQNARHLQGGEKQRVFTGIVTSLHDYFGVVDEEVFFQLSVVKGRLPQLGEKVLVKAAYNPGQAVPWNAVKVQTLSNQPLLKSPAPPLLHVAALGQKQGILGAQPQLIFQPHRIPPLFPQKPLSLFQTSHTLHLSHLNRFPARGPHGRLDQGRSDDYDSKKRKQRAGGEPWGAKKPRHDLPPYRVHLTPYTVDSPVFDFLELQRRYRTLLVPSDFLAVHLSWLSAFPVSQPFSLHHPSRIQVSSEKEPAADAGAEPPATDSDPTYSSKVLLLSSPGLEELYRCCMLFVDDMAEPRETPEHPLKQIKFLLGWKDDEAVLVGGEWSPSLDGLDPKGDPQVLVRTATRCAQAQAGIDLSACTKWWRFAEFQYLQAGPPRRLQTVVVYLPDIWTIMPTLEEWEALCQQKAAEAAPPPPEVPVETEPTEQPADGSEQTADTSKSAENPEVTAQQEVDTDLPEAPPPPLEPAVMARSRCVNLSLQSIVEDRRPKERISFEATVLAELFLEMLQRDFGYRIYKTLLSLPEKVVAPPEPEKEEAAKEEESVKEEAKESKDEVQSEGTAAEADAPPKEDGLLPKPPSSGGEDEEKPRGEASEDLCEMALDPELLLLRDDGEEEFGAKLEDSEVRSVASNQSEMEFSTLQDMPKELEPSAVLPVDCLLAFVYFDANWCGYLHRRDLERILLTLGLRLSAEQAKQLVSRAVSQNICQYRSLQYSRPEGPDGALPEDLLFGNLDLLPPPGKSGKPGVTPVEHKGLVSHNGSLINVGNLLQRAEQQDSGRLYLENKIHTLELKLEESHNRFSATEVTNKTLATEMQDLRARLAEAEEMARTAERQKNQLQRLLQEFRRRLTTLQLDTQRMLEKADSWVEKEEPAPSN, from the exons ATGTCCCAGTTTAAGCGCCAGCGGATCAACCCGCTTCCAGGGGGACGCAACTTCTCAG GCGCAGCTTCGACATCCCTTCTGGGCCCTCCTCCTGGTTTGCTCACTCCTCCTGTGGCCACAGACCTGTCCCAAAATGCCAGGCACCTTCAG GGTGGAGAGAAACAGCGGGTTTTCACTGGCATTGTTACCAGCTTGCACGACTACTTTGGGGTGGTGGATGAAGAAGTCTTTTTTCAGCTAAG TGTGGTGAAGGGCCGGCTGCCCCAGCTGGGTGAGAAGGTGCTGGTGAAGGCTGCATACAACCCAGGTCAGGCAGTGCCCTGGAATGCTGTCAAGGTGCAAACGCTCTCCAACCAG CCCCTACTGAAGTCCCCAGCACCTCCCCTTCTACATGTGGCAGCCCTGGGCCAGAAGCAAGGGATTCTGGGAGCTCAGCCCCAGCTGATCTTTCAGCCTCACCGGATTCCCCCACTCTTTCCTCAGAAGC CTCTGAGTCTCTTCCAAACATCCCACAcacttcatctgagccacctgaacAGGTTTCCTGCTCGGGGCCCTCATGGACGATTGGATCAGGGCCGAAG CGATGACTACGACTCCAAGAAACGCAAACAGCGAGCTGGTGGAGAGCCTTGGGGTGCTAAGAAACCAAGGCATGACCTGCCTCCTTACCGAGTCCATCTCACTCCCTATACTGTGGACAG CCCCGTCTTTGATTTCTTAGAACTCCAGCGCCGTTACCGCACCCTCCTGGTTCCCTCAGATTTTCTGGCTGTGCATCTGAGCTGGCTGTCAGCCTTCCCTGTGAGCCAGCCCTTTTCTCTCCATCATCCAAGCCGCATCCAGGTATCTTCGGAGAAGGAgccagctgctgatgctggtgcAGAGCCCCCCGCCACAGACAGCGACCCCACCTACAGTTCCAAG GTACTGCTGCTCTCCTCCCCGGGACTGGAGGAATTGTATCGTTGTTGCATGCTGTTCGTGGATGACATGGCTGAGCCACGGGAGACCCCGGAACACCCTCTGAAGCAAATTAAA TTTTTGCTGGGCTGGAAGGATGATGAGGCAGTGCTGGTTGGTGGTGAGTGGTCTCCTTCGCTGGATGGCCTCGACCCCAAGGGCGACCCACAGGTGCTTGTCCGCACTGCTACACGCTGCGCGCAGGCCCAGGCTGGCATCGACTTGAGTGCCTGCACCAAGTG GTGGCGCTTTGCTGAGTTTCAGTACCTGCAGGCGGGACCCCCGAGGCGGCTCCAGACTGTGGTGGTGTACCTGCCAGACATCTGGACCATCATGCCCACTTTGGAAGAGTGGGAGGCCCTGTGCCAGCAGAAAGCTGCAGAGGCAGCTCCCCCGCCCCCGGAGGTGCCAGTG GAAACAGAGCCTACAGAGCAGCCGGCTGATGGATCGGAGCAAACAGCAGACACCTCTAAGAGTGCCGAGAATCCGGAGGTCACCGCACAGCAGGAAGTGGACACTGACCTCCCagaggcccccccaccccctctggAACCTGCTGTCATGGCGCGCTCCCGCTGTGTAAACCTGTCCCTGCAAAGTATCGTGGAGGACCGGAGGCCAAAGGAAAGGATCTCTTTTGAG GCCACGGTGTTGGCTGAGCTGTTTCTGGAGATGCTGCAGAGGGACTTTGGCTATAGGATTTATAAGACGCTCCTGAGCCTTCCTGAAAAGGTCGTGGCCCCGCCTGAGCCTGAGAAGGAGGAGGCAGCCAAGGAAGAAGAATCAGTCAAGGAGGAGGCCAAGGAGTCCAAGGATGAGGTACAGAGTGAGGGCACAGCTGCCGAGGCAGACGCCCCGCCG AAGGAAGATGGGCTTTTGCCCAAACCCCCGTCTTCTGGGGGAGAAGATGAAGAGAAACCCCGGGGTGAGGCGTCCGAGGACCTGTGTGAGATGGCCTTGGACCCAGAACTGCTGCTCCTGAGAGATGACGGGGAGGAGGAATTTG GAGCCAAGCTGGAGGATTCCGAGGTCCGGTCGGTTGCTTCGAACCAGTCAGAGATGGAGTTCTCGACCCTTCAGGACATG CCCAAGGAGCTAGAACCCTCTGCTGTGCTCCCTGTGGACTGTCTTCTTGCTTTCGTCTACTTTGACGCCAACTGGTGTGGCTACTTGCACCGGCGAGACCTGGAGAGGATCCTGCTTACCCTTGGGCTGCGGCTCAGTGCAGAGCAG GCCAAACAGCTGGTCAGCAGGGCGGTGTCCCAGAACATCTGCCAGTATCGGAGCCTTCAGTACAGCCGCCCGGAGGGCCCAGACGGGGCACTCCCTGAGGACCTGCTCTTCG GAAACCTGGACCTGCTACCTCCTCCCGGGAAGAGTGGGAAGCCGGGTGTGACCCCGGTGGAGCACAAGGGCCTGGTGTCCCACAATGGCAGCCTCATCAACGTGGGGAACCTGCTGCAGCGTGCGGAGCAGCAGGACAGCGGGCGGCTCTACCTGGAGAACAAGATTCACACACTGGAGCTTAAGCTGG AGGAGAGCCATAACCGTTTCTCAGCCACTGAAGTGACAAATAAGACACTGGCAACGGAAATGCAGGATCTGCGGGCCCGGCTGGCCGAGGCTGAGGAGATGGCCCGGACAGCTGAGCGACAAAAGAACCAGCTTCAGCGGCTGCTTCAGGAGTTCCGAAGGCGCCTGACCACCTTGCAGCTCGACACACAGAGGATGCTTGAAAAG GCTGACAGCTGGGTAGAGAAGGAGGAGCCAGCACCAAGCAACTGA
- the CCAR2 gene encoding cell cycle and apoptosis regulator protein 2 isoform X3, with product MSQFKRQRINPLPGGRNFSGAASTSLLGPPPGLLTPPVATDLSQNARHLQGGEKQRVFTGIVTSLHDYFGVVDEEVFFQLSVVKGRLPQLGEKVLVKAAYNPGQAVPWNAVKVQTLSNQPLLKSPAPPLLHVAALGQKQGILGAQPQLIFQPHRIPPLFPQKPLSLFQTSHTLHLSHLNRFPARGPHGRLDQGRSDDYDSKKRKQRAGGEPWGAKKPRHDLPPYRVHLTPYTVDSPVFDFLELQRRYRTLLVPSDFLAVHLSWLSAFPVSQPFSLHHPSRIQVSSEKEPAADAGAEPPATDSDPTYSSKVLLLSSPGLEELYRCCMLFVDDMAEPRETPEHPLKQIKFLLGWKDDEAVLVGGEWSPSLDGLDPKGDPQVLVRTATRCAQAQAGIDLSACTKWWRFAEFQYLQAGPPRRLQTVVVYLPDIWTIMPTLEEWEALCQQKAAEAAPPPPEETEPTEQPADGSEQTADTSKSAENPEVTAQQEVDTDLPEAPPPPLEPAVMARSRCVNLSLQSIVEDRRPKERISFEATVLAELFLEMLQRDFGYRIYKTLLSLPEKVVAPPEPEKEEAAKEEESVKEEAKESKDEVQSEGTAAEADAPPKEDGLLPKPPSSGGEDEEKPRGEASEDLCEMALDPELLLLRDDGEEEFAGAKLEDSEVRSVASNQSEMEFSTLQDMPKELEPSAVLPVDCLLAFVYFDANWCGYLHRRDLERILLTLGLRLSAEQAKQLVSRAVSQNICQYRSLQYSRPEGPDGALPEDLLFGNLDLLPPPGKSGKPGVTPVEHKGLVSHNGSLINVGNLLQRAEQQDSGRLYLENKIHTLELKLEESHNRFSATEVTNKTLATEMQDLRARLAEAEEMARTAERQKNQLQRLLQEFRRRLTTLQLDTQRMLEKADSWVEKEEPAPSN from the exons ATGTCCCAGTTTAAGCGCCAGCGGATCAACCCGCTTCCAGGGGGACGCAACTTCTCAG GCGCAGCTTCGACATCCCTTCTGGGCCCTCCTCCTGGTTTGCTCACTCCTCCTGTGGCCACAGACCTGTCCCAAAATGCCAGGCACCTTCAG GGTGGAGAGAAACAGCGGGTTTTCACTGGCATTGTTACCAGCTTGCACGACTACTTTGGGGTGGTGGATGAAGAAGTCTTTTTTCAGCTAAG TGTGGTGAAGGGCCGGCTGCCCCAGCTGGGTGAGAAGGTGCTGGTGAAGGCTGCATACAACCCAGGTCAGGCAGTGCCCTGGAATGCTGTCAAGGTGCAAACGCTCTCCAACCAG CCCCTACTGAAGTCCCCAGCACCTCCCCTTCTACATGTGGCAGCCCTGGGCCAGAAGCAAGGGATTCTGGGAGCTCAGCCCCAGCTGATCTTTCAGCCTCACCGGATTCCCCCACTCTTTCCTCAGAAGC CTCTGAGTCTCTTCCAAACATCCCACAcacttcatctgagccacctgaacAGGTTTCCTGCTCGGGGCCCTCATGGACGATTGGATCAGGGCCGAAG CGATGACTACGACTCCAAGAAACGCAAACAGCGAGCTGGTGGAGAGCCTTGGGGTGCTAAGAAACCAAGGCATGACCTGCCTCCTTACCGAGTCCATCTCACTCCCTATACTGTGGACAG CCCCGTCTTTGATTTCTTAGAACTCCAGCGCCGTTACCGCACCCTCCTGGTTCCCTCAGATTTTCTGGCTGTGCATCTGAGCTGGCTGTCAGCCTTCCCTGTGAGCCAGCCCTTTTCTCTCCATCATCCAAGCCGCATCCAGGTATCTTCGGAGAAGGAgccagctgctgatgctggtgcAGAGCCCCCCGCCACAGACAGCGACCCCACCTACAGTTCCAAG GTACTGCTGCTCTCCTCCCCGGGACTGGAGGAATTGTATCGTTGTTGCATGCTGTTCGTGGATGACATGGCTGAGCCACGGGAGACCCCGGAACACCCTCTGAAGCAAATTAAA TTTTTGCTGGGCTGGAAGGATGATGAGGCAGTGCTGGTTGGTGGTGAGTGGTCTCCTTCGCTGGATGGCCTCGACCCCAAGGGCGACCCACAGGTGCTTGTCCGCACTGCTACACGCTGCGCGCAGGCCCAGGCTGGCATCGACTTGAGTGCCTGCACCAAGTG GTGGCGCTTTGCTGAGTTTCAGTACCTGCAGGCGGGACCCCCGAGGCGGCTCCAGACTGTGGTGGTGTACCTGCCAGACATCTGGACCATCATGCCCACTTTGGAAGAGTGGGAGGCCCTGTGCCAGCAGAAAGCTGCAGAGGCAGCTCCCCCGCCCCCGGAG GAAACAGAGCCTACAGAGCAGCCGGCTGATGGATCGGAGCAAACAGCAGACACCTCTAAGAGTGCCGAGAATCCGGAGGTCACCGCACAGCAGGAAGTGGACACTGACCTCCCagaggcccccccaccccctctggAACCTGCTGTCATGGCGCGCTCCCGCTGTGTAAACCTGTCCCTGCAAAGTATCGTGGAGGACCGGAGGCCAAAGGAAAGGATCTCTTTTGAG GCCACGGTGTTGGCTGAGCTGTTTCTGGAGATGCTGCAGAGGGACTTTGGCTATAGGATTTATAAGACGCTCCTGAGCCTTCCTGAAAAGGTCGTGGCCCCGCCTGAGCCTGAGAAGGAGGAGGCAGCCAAGGAAGAAGAATCAGTCAAGGAGGAGGCCAAGGAGTCCAAGGATGAGGTACAGAGTGAGGGCACAGCTGCCGAGGCAGACGCCCCGCCG AAGGAAGATGGGCTTTTGCCCAAACCCCCGTCTTCTGGGGGAGAAGATGAAGAGAAACCCCGGGGTGAGGCGTCCGAGGACCTGTGTGAGATGGCCTTGGACCCAGAACTGCTGCTCCTGAGAGATGACGGGGAGGAGGAATTTG CAGGAGCCAAGCTGGAGGATTCCGAGGTCCGGTCGGTTGCTTCGAACCAGTCAGAGATGGAGTTCTCGACCCTTCAGGACATG CCCAAGGAGCTAGAACCCTCTGCTGTGCTCCCTGTGGACTGTCTTCTTGCTTTCGTCTACTTTGACGCCAACTGGTGTGGCTACTTGCACCGGCGAGACCTGGAGAGGATCCTGCTTACCCTTGGGCTGCGGCTCAGTGCAGAGCAG GCCAAACAGCTGGTCAGCAGGGCGGTGTCCCAGAACATCTGCCAGTATCGGAGCCTTCAGTACAGCCGCCCGGAGGGCCCAGACGGGGCACTCCCTGAGGACCTGCTCTTCG GAAACCTGGACCTGCTACCTCCTCCCGGGAAGAGTGGGAAGCCGGGTGTGACCCCGGTGGAGCACAAGGGCCTGGTGTCCCACAATGGCAGCCTCATCAACGTGGGGAACCTGCTGCAGCGTGCGGAGCAGCAGGACAGCGGGCGGCTCTACCTGGAGAACAAGATTCACACACTGGAGCTTAAGCTGG AGGAGAGCCATAACCGTTTCTCAGCCACTGAAGTGACAAATAAGACACTGGCAACGGAAATGCAGGATCTGCGGGCCCGGCTGGCCGAGGCTGAGGAGATGGCCCGGACAGCTGAGCGACAAAAGAACCAGCTTCAGCGGCTGCTTCAGGAGTTCCGAAGGCGCCTGACCACCTTGCAGCTCGACACACAGAGGATGCTTGAAAAG GCTGACAGCTGGGTAGAGAAGGAGGAGCCAGCACCAAGCAACTGA
- the CCAR2 gene encoding cell cycle and apoptosis regulator protein 2 isoform X4, translating to MSQFKRQRINPLPGGRNFSGAASTSLLGPPPGLLTPPVATDLSQNARHLQGGEKQRVFTGIVTSLHDYFGVVDEEVFFQLSVVKGRLPQLGEKVLVKAAYNPGQAVPWNAVKVQTLSNQPLLKSPAPPLLHVAALGQKQGILGAQPQLIFQPHRIPPLFPQKPLSLFQTSHTLHLSHLNRFPARGPHGRLDQGRSDDYDSKKRKQRAGGEPWGAKKPRHDLPPYRVHLTPYTVDSPVFDFLELQRRYRTLLVPSDFLAVHLSWLSAFPVSQPFSLHHPSRIQVSSEKEPAADAGAEPPATDSDPTYSSKVLLLSSPGLEELYRCCMLFVDDMAEPRETPEHPLKQIKFLLGWKDDEAVLVGGEWSPSLDGLDPKGDPQVLVRTATRCAQAQAGIDLSACTKWWRFAEFQYLQAGPPRRLQTVVVYLPDIWTIMPTLEEWEALCQQKAAEAAPPPPEVPVETEPTEQPADGSEQTADTSKSAENPEVTAQQEVDTDLPEAPPPPLEPAVMARSRCVNLSLQSIVEDRRPKERISFEATVLAELFLEMLQRDFGYRIYKTLLSLPEKVVAPPEPEKEEAAKEEESVKEEAKESKDEKEDGLLPKPPSSGGEDEEKPRGEASEDLCEMALDPELLLLRDDGEEEFAGAKLEDSEVRSVASNQSEMEFSTLQDMPKELEPSAVLPVDCLLAFVYFDANWCGYLHRRDLERILLTLGLRLSAEQAKQLVSRAVSQNICQYRSLQYSRPEGPDGALPEDLLFGNLDLLPPPGKSGKPGVTPVEHKGLVSHNGSLINVGNLLQRAEQQDSGRLYLENKIHTLELKLEESHNRFSATEVTNKTLATEMQDLRARLAEAEEMARTAERQKNQLQRLLQEFRRRLTTLQLDTQRMLEKADSWVEKEEPAPSN from the exons ATGTCCCAGTTTAAGCGCCAGCGGATCAACCCGCTTCCAGGGGGACGCAACTTCTCAG GCGCAGCTTCGACATCCCTTCTGGGCCCTCCTCCTGGTTTGCTCACTCCTCCTGTGGCCACAGACCTGTCCCAAAATGCCAGGCACCTTCAG GGTGGAGAGAAACAGCGGGTTTTCACTGGCATTGTTACCAGCTTGCACGACTACTTTGGGGTGGTGGATGAAGAAGTCTTTTTTCAGCTAAG TGTGGTGAAGGGCCGGCTGCCCCAGCTGGGTGAGAAGGTGCTGGTGAAGGCTGCATACAACCCAGGTCAGGCAGTGCCCTGGAATGCTGTCAAGGTGCAAACGCTCTCCAACCAG CCCCTACTGAAGTCCCCAGCACCTCCCCTTCTACATGTGGCAGCCCTGGGCCAGAAGCAAGGGATTCTGGGAGCTCAGCCCCAGCTGATCTTTCAGCCTCACCGGATTCCCCCACTCTTTCCTCAGAAGC CTCTGAGTCTCTTCCAAACATCCCACAcacttcatctgagccacctgaacAGGTTTCCTGCTCGGGGCCCTCATGGACGATTGGATCAGGGCCGAAG CGATGACTACGACTCCAAGAAACGCAAACAGCGAGCTGGTGGAGAGCCTTGGGGTGCTAAGAAACCAAGGCATGACCTGCCTCCTTACCGAGTCCATCTCACTCCCTATACTGTGGACAG CCCCGTCTTTGATTTCTTAGAACTCCAGCGCCGTTACCGCACCCTCCTGGTTCCCTCAGATTTTCTGGCTGTGCATCTGAGCTGGCTGTCAGCCTTCCCTGTGAGCCAGCCCTTTTCTCTCCATCATCCAAGCCGCATCCAGGTATCTTCGGAGAAGGAgccagctgctgatgctggtgcAGAGCCCCCCGCCACAGACAGCGACCCCACCTACAGTTCCAAG GTACTGCTGCTCTCCTCCCCGGGACTGGAGGAATTGTATCGTTGTTGCATGCTGTTCGTGGATGACATGGCTGAGCCACGGGAGACCCCGGAACACCCTCTGAAGCAAATTAAA TTTTTGCTGGGCTGGAAGGATGATGAGGCAGTGCTGGTTGGTGGTGAGTGGTCTCCTTCGCTGGATGGCCTCGACCCCAAGGGCGACCCACAGGTGCTTGTCCGCACTGCTACACGCTGCGCGCAGGCCCAGGCTGGCATCGACTTGAGTGCCTGCACCAAGTG GTGGCGCTTTGCTGAGTTTCAGTACCTGCAGGCGGGACCCCCGAGGCGGCTCCAGACTGTGGTGGTGTACCTGCCAGACATCTGGACCATCATGCCCACTTTGGAAGAGTGGGAGGCCCTGTGCCAGCAGAAAGCTGCAGAGGCAGCTCCCCCGCCCCCGGAGGTGCCAGTG GAAACAGAGCCTACAGAGCAGCCGGCTGATGGATCGGAGCAAACAGCAGACACCTCTAAGAGTGCCGAGAATCCGGAGGTCACCGCACAGCAGGAAGTGGACACTGACCTCCCagaggcccccccaccccctctggAACCTGCTGTCATGGCGCGCTCCCGCTGTGTAAACCTGTCCCTGCAAAGTATCGTGGAGGACCGGAGGCCAAAGGAAAGGATCTCTTTTGAG GCCACGGTGTTGGCTGAGCTGTTTCTGGAGATGCTGCAGAGGGACTTTGGCTATAGGATTTATAAGACGCTCCTGAGCCTTCCTGAAAAGGTCGTGGCCCCGCCTGAGCCTGAGAAGGAGGAGGCAGCCAAGGAAGAAGAATCAGTCAAGGAGGAGGCCAAGGAGTCCAAGGATGAG AAGGAAGATGGGCTTTTGCCCAAACCCCCGTCTTCTGGGGGAGAAGATGAAGAGAAACCCCGGGGTGAGGCGTCCGAGGACCTGTGTGAGATGGCCTTGGACCCAGAACTGCTGCTCCTGAGAGATGACGGGGAGGAGGAATTTG CAGGAGCCAAGCTGGAGGATTCCGAGGTCCGGTCGGTTGCTTCGAACCAGTCAGAGATGGAGTTCTCGACCCTTCAGGACATG CCCAAGGAGCTAGAACCCTCTGCTGTGCTCCCTGTGGACTGTCTTCTTGCTTTCGTCTACTTTGACGCCAACTGGTGTGGCTACTTGCACCGGCGAGACCTGGAGAGGATCCTGCTTACCCTTGGGCTGCGGCTCAGTGCAGAGCAG GCCAAACAGCTGGTCAGCAGGGCGGTGTCCCAGAACATCTGCCAGTATCGGAGCCTTCAGTACAGCCGCCCGGAGGGCCCAGACGGGGCACTCCCTGAGGACCTGCTCTTCG GAAACCTGGACCTGCTACCTCCTCCCGGGAAGAGTGGGAAGCCGGGTGTGACCCCGGTGGAGCACAAGGGCCTGGTGTCCCACAATGGCAGCCTCATCAACGTGGGGAACCTGCTGCAGCGTGCGGAGCAGCAGGACAGCGGGCGGCTCTACCTGGAGAACAAGATTCACACACTGGAGCTTAAGCTGG AGGAGAGCCATAACCGTTTCTCAGCCACTGAAGTGACAAATAAGACACTGGCAACGGAAATGCAGGATCTGCGGGCCCGGCTGGCCGAGGCTGAGGAGATGGCCCGGACAGCTGAGCGACAAAAGAACCAGCTTCAGCGGCTGCTTCAGGAGTTCCGAAGGCGCCTGACCACCTTGCAGCTCGACACACAGAGGATGCTTGAAAAG GCTGACAGCTGGGTAGAGAAGGAGGAGCCAGCACCAAGCAACTGA